One genomic window of Thalassoroseus pseudoceratinae includes the following:
- a CDS encoding PIN/TRAM domain-containing protein, which translates to MLLLFVRIVFLLACAGAIATYISQGAPHPIISARPFIWFLVLLAITQLATLIDLLIPRKDIKIISSVYFGLIIGFILSVLLMQALAPLLGGDARAEGLVTMLATLMIPYVCVTLLLQTRDNFRFVIPYVEFSRELKGGKPLILDSSALIDGRIADVMDTKILDSQLVVPDFILHEIQEIADSNDKQRRTRGRRGLDVLSKLQNSPHVDVKMLDAHESGDATGPVDQRLIALSKQNGGRVVTNDYNLNKVANLQGVDVINLNDLSNALKPRYIPGERLQIKVIKEGESVGQGVGYLDDGTMVVCENAANMVGKEIGVIVTSVLQSSAGRMIFGRQVHSVDHS; encoded by the coding sequence ATGTTATTGTTGTTTGTACGGATCGTCTTTCTACTGGCGTGTGCCGGAGCGATTGCGACGTACATCAGCCAAGGCGCGCCCCACCCGATCATTTCGGCAAGGCCGTTCATTTGGTTCTTGGTGCTGCTCGCAATTACCCAACTAGCGACCCTGATTGATTTGCTGATTCCCCGCAAAGATATCAAGATCATTTCGTCGGTGTATTTCGGGTTGATTATTGGTTTCATTCTCAGCGTGCTGTTGATGCAAGCGTTGGCACCGCTGTTGGGCGGCGATGCGCGAGCCGAAGGCTTGGTAACAATGCTCGCCACCTTGATGATTCCCTATGTCTGCGTGACCTTGCTGCTGCAAACTCGCGACAACTTCCGGTTCGTGATTCCTTATGTCGAATTCTCTCGCGAACTCAAAGGTGGCAAACCGCTGATTCTCGACTCCTCCGCTCTGATCGACGGCCGCATTGCCGACGTTATGGATACGAAGATTTTGGACTCGCAGTTGGTCGTGCCCGATTTCATTCTGCATGAGATTCAGGAAATCGCCGACAGCAACGACAAGCAACGCCGAACCCGAGGGCGTCGGGGACTCGACGTTCTGAGCAAGCTGCAAAACAGCCCGCATGTCGATGTCAAAATGTTGGACGCACATGAGTCGGGTGACGCCACCGGACCAGTGGATCAACGGTTGATCGCCCTTTCCAAGCAGAATGGTGGCCGGGTCGTCACGAACGACTACAACTTGAACAAGGTCGCCAACTTGCAAGGTGTGGACGTGATCAACCTTAACGATCTGTCCAACGCGTTGAAGCCACGCTACATTCCTGGCGAACGGTTGCAGATCAAAGTCATCAAGGAAGGTGAGTCCGTGGGGCAAGGCGTGGGTTATCTCGACGATGGCACGATGGTCGTCTGTGAGAACGCCGCAAACATGGTCGGCAAAGAAATCGGTGTAATTGTCACCAGCGTGCTGCAATCAAGTGCTGGCCGCATGATCTTCGGTCGCCAAGTTCACTCCGTCGATCACAGTTAG
- a CDS encoding ATP-dependent helicase, whose product MPDDLSDLTVPQRTAVTHHEGPLMVLAGPGSGKTRVITRRIAHMIEHGIDPRRILAITFTNKAANEMAERVERLAPGMRVWVSTFHRFCARLLRERAETVGLQTNFSIYDTSDQQQIVRHALSDLDLDAVHFSPSRVLHRISRAKNDLITAEKFALEHADAVGTHWDAVVAKVYPLYQQKMLEANAVDFDDLLLHVVQMLNDNPELREGFGERFRYILVDEYQDTNAAQYRIVAALAAGHRNLCVTGDPDQSIYGWRGARIENILRFEQDFPQAKVVRLEQNFRSTKEILLAADSLIVHNVHRKAKELITENPQGEPVELLYCEDGRQEAETIAKTVREIAEAENRPWSDFAIFYRVNALSRELEQALTRERIPLQVAAGVAFYERAEIKDTLSYLHLVHNPSDTVAFRRIVNKPARGLGKTSLNRLINWADREEITLLEAAKRAKEVPRLTSRAVKSFYAFAEMIEEFTDLSVGPVEKLLVRVLERTSYLDLYRGSDNEDDQQRAANVQELLTAARQYDLTMEADGSLENFLEVTSLVNEVDSLDESSGTVTLMTLHAAKGLEFPIAFIVGVEQNLLPHERSLQEDNNGRAIEEERRLFFVGITRAEQRLILTHTRQRDFRGRRLMTIRSQFLSEIDVNERTLAEEPKSMLYDDFPDDEYTQELPTDDFAENPPEPVSEETQSEPIASEAVQPQQKPQPKKLPKLMTGSQLLSSGADTKPRFSVGQQVRHPQYGLGTVTKADGGGRWGKVTIEFDDGRVQSFVATKCPLQPVGMG is encoded by the coding sequence GTGCCGGACGATCTTTCGGATTTGACTGTTCCGCAACGCACCGCGGTCACGCATCACGAAGGCCCGTTGATGGTGCTGGCCGGTCCTGGGTCGGGGAAAACACGGGTGATTACCCGCCGGATTGCTCACATGATCGAGCATGGCATCGATCCCCGGCGGATTCTGGCGATCACCTTTACGAACAAAGCCGCCAACGAGATGGCCGAGCGGGTCGAACGGCTTGCGCCCGGGATGCGGGTATGGGTCAGTACGTTTCACCGCTTCTGTGCGCGGCTGCTGCGGGAACGAGCCGAGACCGTCGGGCTGCAAACGAACTTCAGCATCTACGACACCAGCGATCAACAACAGATCGTCCGTCATGCGTTGAGCGATTTGGATTTGGACGCGGTTCACTTTTCGCCGTCGCGGGTGTTGCATCGGATCAGCCGAGCGAAGAACGATCTCATCACCGCCGAGAAATTCGCGTTGGAACATGCAGACGCCGTCGGCACGCACTGGGACGCCGTCGTGGCGAAGGTGTATCCGCTGTATCAACAGAAGATGCTCGAAGCCAACGCGGTCGATTTTGATGATCTGCTCCTGCATGTCGTGCAGATGTTGAACGACAATCCCGAACTCCGTGAAGGGTTTGGTGAGCGGTTTCGATATATCCTCGTGGATGAATATCAGGACACGAATGCCGCTCAGTACCGGATTGTGGCGGCGTTGGCGGCGGGACATCGGAACTTGTGTGTGACCGGCGATCCCGACCAGTCCATTTACGGTTGGCGCGGGGCACGGATCGAGAACATTCTCCGGTTCGAGCAAGATTTTCCCCAGGCGAAAGTCGTGCGATTGGAACAAAACTTCCGCAGCACCAAGGAAATTCTGTTGGCTGCGGATAGCCTCATCGTGCACAACGTCCATCGGAAAGCCAAGGAGCTGATCACAGAGAATCCGCAGGGCGAACCGGTCGAGTTGCTGTACTGTGAAGACGGGCGACAAGAGGCGGAAACGATCGCGAAGACCGTCCGTGAAATTGCCGAAGCGGAAAATCGTCCGTGGTCGGATTTTGCGATCTTTTACCGGGTGAATGCGCTTTCACGGGAGTTGGAGCAGGCGTTGACGCGGGAGCGAATCCCGCTGCAAGTCGCGGCAGGCGTGGCGTTCTACGAGCGAGCGGAGATCAAGGATACGCTTTCGTATTTGCATCTCGTGCATAATCCCAGCGACACGGTGGCGTTTCGACGGATCGTCAACAAACCGGCTCGCGGATTGGGGAAAACGAGTCTCAATCGGCTCATCAATTGGGCGGACCGTGAGGAAATCACGTTGCTCGAAGCGGCGAAAAGGGCCAAGGAAGTCCCGCGACTCACCAGCCGAGCCGTGAAATCGTTTTACGCCTTTGCCGAAATGATCGAGGAGTTCACCGATCTTTCCGTGGGACCGGTCGAGAAACTTCTTGTGCGGGTCTTGGAACGGACGAGCTATCTCGATCTGTACCGAGGTAGTGACAACGAAGACGATCAACAACGTGCCGCCAACGTGCAAGAATTGCTCACAGCGGCGCGGCAGTATGATCTCACGATGGAAGCGGACGGATCGCTCGAAAACTTTCTCGAAGTGACGAGCTTGGTCAACGAGGTTGACTCGCTCGATGAATCTTCCGGCACGGTCACGTTGATGACGCTGCACGCGGCGAAGGGCTTGGAGTTTCCGATTGCGTTCATCGTGGGCGTTGAGCAAAACCTGCTGCCGCACGAACGCTCGCTGCAAGAAGACAACAATGGACGGGCGATCGAGGAAGAACGCCGGTTGTTTTTCGTCGGCATCACACGGGCCGAACAGCGGTTGATTCTCACGCACACTCGGCAACGTGACTTTCGTGGGCGGCGACTGATGACGATTCGCAGCCAGTTTCTCAGTGAGATCGACGTCAACGAACGCACGCTCGCCGAAGAACCGAAGTCGATGTTGTACGATGATTTCCCCGACGACGAATACACTCAGGAACTGCCAACCGACGACTTTGCGGAAAATCCTCCGGAACCGGTATCTGAGGAAACTCAATCCGAACCGATCGCGTCTGAGGCGGTGCAACCACAACAGAAACCCCAACCGAAGAAGTTGCCGAAACTGATGACCGGATCGCAATTGTTGTCGAGTGGCGCCGACACAAAGCCCCGGTTTTCCGTCGGTCAGCAGGTTCGGCATCCCCAATACGGACTTGGTACCGTGACAAAAGCCGACGGCGGCGGACGATGGGGGAAAGTCACCATTGAATTTGATGACGGTCGCGTGCAATCTTTCGTGGCCACCAAATGTCCGCTACAACCGGTCGGTATGGGATGA
- a CDS encoding phytanoyl-CoA dioxygenase family protein translates to MPTLAESLEVDGFAIVDPFLADDELRTLSDSINRLPSTETTKRGQYAARQLAERVPEVRGFAESPILHRLLEPLVGSSPRLTRSILFNKTPAANWGVFWHQDLTIAVQERHDIPGFEQWSVKDGIPHVQPPVEILEHMLTVRFHLDACDETNGALRVQPGTHQHGRIPQANIMDHVNHTTATSCHTKAGGAVLMRPLLLHSSRKMTNPTQRRVIHLEFTTQDLPAPLTWRDTACTFSSTKPSRNHEP, encoded by the coding sequence ATGCCGACGCTGGCCGAATCTTTGGAAGTCGATGGCTTCGCAATTGTTGATCCGTTTCTCGCAGACGACGAACTGCGAACACTCAGCGATTCCATCAACCGGCTTCCAAGTACGGAAACCACCAAACGCGGACAATACGCCGCCCGTCAACTCGCGGAACGGGTGCCAGAAGTTCGAGGGTTCGCAGAATCGCCCATACTTCACAGATTGCTGGAACCGCTCGTGGGTTCATCGCCTCGGCTGACGCGTTCGATTCTGTTCAACAAAACGCCTGCCGCGAATTGGGGCGTGTTTTGGCATCAGGATTTAACAATTGCCGTCCAAGAACGTCATGACATTCCCGGCTTCGAACAGTGGTCTGTCAAAGACGGCATTCCCCACGTGCAACCGCCTGTGGAAATCCTCGAACACATGCTGACTGTGCGGTTCCACCTCGATGCGTGTGACGAAACCAACGGAGCGCTCCGCGTGCAACCGGGAACTCACCAACACGGCCGCATTCCGCAAGCGAACATCATGGATCACGTGAATCACACGACAGCGACAAGTTGCCACACGAAAGCCGGCGGAGCGGTTCTGATGCGACCGTTGCTATTGCACTCATCCCGCAAAATGACCAACCCCACCCAACGCCGAGTCATCCACCTCGAATTCACCACGCAAGATTTACCCGCACCACTCACCTGGCGTGATACAGCCTGCACGTTCAGCTCTACGAAACCGAGTCGCAATCATGAGCCCTGA
- a CDS encoding ABA4-like family protein, translating into MSPETLFKIFNTAVLPGWVILLFTPRWRIGVEWIAGMILPAVLAIGYLVLFVTQIGHIEGGFQTLAGVRQLFSNEYVLLAGWVHYLAFDLFIGSWEVQNAQQNGISHWFIVPCLLLTFFSGPIGLLLYLVLCTVRIARQKP; encoded by the coding sequence ATGAGCCCTGAAACACTCTTCAAAATCTTCAACACCGCTGTCTTGCCGGGGTGGGTAATTCTGTTGTTTACGCCTCGTTGGCGGATCGGTGTGGAGTGGATTGCCGGGATGATTCTGCCGGCGGTATTGGCAATTGGCTATCTGGTGTTGTTCGTCACGCAGATTGGCCATATCGAAGGTGGGTTTCAAACACTCGCCGGTGTGCGACAACTCTTCAGCAACGAATACGTGCTGCTCGCCGGCTGGGTGCATTACTTGGCATTCGACTTGTTTATCGGCAGTTGGGAAGTGCAGAACGCTCAACAGAACGGCATCTCCCACTGGTTCATCGTACCATGCTTGCTTTTGACGTTCTTCAGCGGACCAATCGGTTTGCTGTTGTACCTTGTCTTATGCACCGTCAGAATCGCCCGACAGAAACCGTAG
- a CDS encoding alpha-amylase/4-alpha-glucanotransferase domain-containing protein, translated as MSCRVRLVLAVHNHQPIGNFENVFEAAYADAYEPFLDVLEDYPQIPVCLHTSGSLLEWLVEARPEYIDRVRALVERGQIEILGGPFYEPILASIPRRDRVGQIVSYANYLKQLFGSHVRGMWVPERVWEQSFAGDIARSGIEYTILDDTHFRAAGLHEHELDGYYLTEDEGNTLKIFPVSETLRYTIPFRDPHETIDYLRHVAERSPNAICTFGDDGEKLGSWPETHQHVYGDNWLRRFFDELMHNQEWLQVCTASEAVDAVTPTGTIYLPDSSYREMTEWALPTDRQVQYLRVRNQREHDADWHLLKPFLRGGFWRNFRVKYPETNEMYVRMLDVSQRLEDLHQTGQSEDVPGLVQEARQELYRGQCNCPYWHGAFGGLYLPHLRNAIYKHLISADNLLEKARNHAGRWVEIQSADYDLDARQEVKLSGDRLVAWLAPATGGHLYELDLRSIKHNLLATLDRRPEPYHDLIRAAGAGNTDAGDIASIHGSVKFKQPDLDKKIVYDNWRRKSLVDHFLQPGTTAEQFQRSEGIISDFASGAYETKLRRSETRAECVMTRTSYVGEHAVQLTKTVGLNSASGNVLEFNYLLENLPVGQPIQFGVEFNFAGMAAGAPDRYFYDAGGRQLGQLETRLTLDDCKRIGLVDEWLGLDAGLEISQAATVWTAPIETISQSEGGYELVHQSTMVLPNWHITADETGRWGVTIRLSLDTSAAQARELRETPAPASVES; from the coding sequence ATGAGCTGCCGCGTCCGGCTTGTGTTGGCCGTTCACAATCATCAGCCGATCGGCAACTTTGAAAACGTGTTCGAGGCCGCCTACGCCGACGCCTACGAACCGTTTTTGGATGTCCTCGAAGATTATCCACAAATTCCCGTGTGTTTGCACACCTCCGGGAGTTTGCTGGAATGGCTTGTCGAGGCCCGACCGGAATACATCGACCGCGTCCGAGCCCTTGTCGAGCGGGGACAGATCGAAATCCTCGGTGGGCCGTTCTACGAACCGATCTTGGCCAGCATTCCCCGTCGGGACCGCGTCGGTCAGATTGTTTCCTACGCGAATTATCTGAAGCAACTCTTCGGCTCGCATGTGCGGGGCATGTGGGTTCCCGAGCGGGTTTGGGAGCAATCCTTTGCCGGTGACATTGCTCGTAGCGGCATCGAATACACGATTCTCGACGATACGCACTTCCGCGCCGCCGGTCTGCACGAGCACGAACTCGACGGCTATTACCTGACCGAGGACGAAGGCAACACGCTGAAGATCTTCCCGGTCAGTGAAACGCTGCGGTATACGATCCCCTTCCGCGATCCGCACGAGACGATCGACTATCTCCGGCACGTCGCCGAACGTTCGCCAAATGCAATCTGCACCTTCGGCGATGACGGCGAGAAACTTGGCAGTTGGCCGGAAACGCATCAGCACGTCTATGGCGACAATTGGTTGCGACGGTTCTTCGATGAACTAATGCACAATCAGGAATGGTTGCAGGTCTGCACAGCTTCCGAAGCCGTCGATGCGGTCACGCCGACTGGAACGATCTATCTGCCGGATTCCAGCTATCGCGAAATGACGGAGTGGGCGTTGCCGACGGATCGGCAGGTGCAGTATCTCCGTGTACGAAACCAACGCGAACACGACGCCGATTGGCATTTGCTCAAGCCGTTTTTGCGAGGCGGATTTTGGCGGAACTTCCGCGTGAAGTACCCGGAAACCAACGAAATGTACGTCCGCATGTTGGACGTCAGCCAACGGTTGGAAGACCTGCATCAAACCGGCCAAAGTGAAGACGTACCGGGTCTTGTGCAGGAAGCTCGGCAGGAGTTGTATCGCGGTCAATGCAATTGCCCGTATTGGCATGGTGCGTTTGGCGGGTTGTATTTGCCGCACTTGCGAAACGCGATCTACAAGCATTTGATCTCGGCCGACAATTTGCTCGAAAAGGCTCGCAATCACGCTGGGCGTTGGGTGGAAATTCAATCCGCCGACTACGATCTCGATGCCCGTCAGGAAGTGAAGTTGTCGGGTGACCGCTTGGTGGCGTGGTTGGCACCGGCGACAGGCGGGCACTTGTACGAACTCGATCTGCGGAGCATCAAGCACAACTTGCTGGCGACGCTTGATCGGCGACCGGAACCGTATCACGATTTGATCCGTGCCGCCGGAGCCGGGAACACGGATGCGGGCGACATTGCCAGCATTCACGGTTCGGTGAAATTCAAGCAGCCCGATCTCGACAAAAAAATCGTCTACGACAATTGGCGGCGGAAGTCGTTGGTCGATCATTTCCTACAACCAGGGACAACCGCGGAGCAGTTCCAACGCAGTGAAGGCATCATCAGTGATTTCGCCAGCGGTGCGTACGAAACCAAGCTCCGACGCTCCGAAACGCGAGCCGAATGCGTGATGACCCGCACCAGTTACGTGGGCGAACACGCCGTGCAACTAACGAAGACGGTCGGCTTGAATTCTGCCAGCGGAAACGTGCTGGAGTTCAATTACCTACTGGAAAACTTGCCGGTCGGTCAGCCGATTCAATTCGGTGTGGAATTCAACTTCGCCGGAATGGCCGCCGGGGCACCGGATCGGTATTTCTATGACGCGGGTGGTCGCCAACTCGGCCAACTCGAAACGCGATTGACACTGGACGATTGCAAACGCATCGGCTTGGTCGATGAATGGCTTGGTTTGGACGCAGGGCTGGAAATCTCGCAAGCGGCAACGGTGTGGACCGCTCCCATCGAAACCATCAGCCAATCCGAAGGTGGATACGAGTTGGTCCATCAAAGCACGATGGTCCTACCGAATTGGCACATCACCGCCGACGAAACCGGCCGCTGGGGTGTGACGATTCGCCTGTCTCTCGATACCTCCGCCGCCCAAGCCCGCGAGTTACGCGAAACCCCGGCACCAGCGTCGGTCGAGTCGTAA
- a CDS encoding glycosyltransferase family 4 protein, with the protein MHIAIVTAGGAGMFCGSCMHDNTWAKALQDAGHEVSLIPTYTPIRVDEQNLSVSEVFLGGINVYLDYRLPLWRKIPRPLVRWLDSPRVIRWATKFGVSNDAAQLGPLTLAMLDGEEGPNRREINEFADFVKDLAPDVIVFSNALLVGVVRTLRERLGDSVKIFCMLQGDDIFLMDLLEKFRTAAIAKIHERCRDFDGFLTHSHYYRDYMANLLDLPIDRFHRVPLGIDVSEHDGLPTDRENEHFTIGYFARICPEKGLHNLVNAFQDLHERQPKSRLVAAGYLGKRDRKYLKGLLSSAASKNLPIHYAGSPDSVTEKVALFKSFDVLSVPTDYHEPKGLPVLEALANGTPVVQPRHGAFPELIETTGGGLLFEPTNTKELADQLQTLVRDKNQRLALAKTGYENVRKHYTEIALAEESVRIFARQTEVVTGSTSSIEPTV; encoded by the coding sequence ATGCACATTGCAATTGTCACTGCGGGCGGAGCGGGCATGTTCTGCGGCTCCTGCATGCATGACAACACCTGGGCCAAAGCCCTTCAAGATGCCGGGCACGAAGTTTCGCTGATCCCCACGTACACGCCGATTCGCGTCGATGAACAAAACCTATCCGTCTCGGAAGTGTTCCTCGGCGGAATCAATGTGTATCTGGATTACCGTCTGCCGTTGTGGCGAAAGATTCCGCGTCCGCTGGTGCGATGGTTGGATTCGCCGCGAGTCATCCGTTGGGCGACGAAGTTCGGTGTCTCCAACGATGCCGCCCAACTCGGCCCGCTCACGCTAGCGATGCTCGATGGTGAAGAAGGGCCGAACCGCCGCGAGATCAACGAATTCGCGGACTTCGTCAAAGACCTTGCTCCGGATGTCATCGTCTTCAGCAACGCGCTCCTCGTCGGTGTCGTGCGAACCTTGCGGGAACGACTGGGCGATTCCGTCAAGATCTTCTGCATGCTCCAGGGCGACGACATTTTCCTGATGGACCTGCTGGAGAAATTCCGTACCGCCGCGATTGCCAAGATTCACGAACGGTGCCGGGACTTCGACGGTTTCCTCACGCATAGTCATTACTACCGCGACTACATGGCAAACCTGCTCGATTTGCCGATCGATCGTTTTCACCGCGTGCCCTTGGGGATCGATGTCAGCGAACACGATGGTTTACCGACCGACCGTGAGAACGAACATTTCACCATCGGTTACTTCGCCCGCATCTGCCCAGAGAAGGGATTGCACAATCTCGTCAATGCGTTCCAGGATCTCCACGAACGACAACCGAAATCTCGTCTCGTCGCCGCCGGATATCTCGGCAAACGCGACCGCAAATACCTCAAGGGATTGCTCTCATCCGCGGCGAGTAAAAACCTACCGATTCACTACGCTGGCAGCCCGGATTCCGTCACTGAGAAAGTCGCGCTTTTCAAAAGTTTTGATGTGCTCAGTGTGCCGACGGACTATCACGAACCAAAAGGTTTGCCGGTTCTCGAAGCCCTCGCCAACGGCACACCCGTCGTTCAACCCCGTCACGGCGCCTTCCCCGAACTCATCGAAACCACCGGCGGCGGTTTGCTCTTCGAACCAACGAACACTAAGGAACTCGCAGACCAACTCCAAACACTAGTGCGAGACAAAAATCAAAGACTAGCACTCGCAAAAACCGGTTACGAAAACGTCCGCAAACACTACACGGAAATTGCACTCGCAGAGGAATCCGTTCGCATCTTTGCTCGGCAGACGGAGGTTGTCACAGGTTCGACATCGTCCATAGAACCGACCGTCTAG
- a CDS encoding PQQ-binding-like beta-propeller repeat protein, with protein sequence MPQSLGPMIGGLCLLLGGTISISAHAENWSQWRGPNRDGHIQTDQTLLTELPEQGLQPVWFNTEDFAGNGGWSSPVVADGFVYVYCHARERREGVTLPPPKYPNLSEEDEAKLTNAERQQYDEKRRQESIERQKKLYQVMDRVVCLNAETGEQLWKSDRPSAPTRWRQSSTPTVTKKAVVYVGADRQLVTIGRDSGEIEWATPIPLEKGDQRPICSSPLAVDGLIVVMAERLVAFDQTSGSFRWKSEFSKDNAIHSSPVAWQNANGSRVLVNVPSLGVVCVDAQTGNEQWRIDSGGGQSTPIIAGDKLVTYATSRKGGLRCYRLSEDGPELEWMYRRISDQGSSPVVVGNRVYAQGGADFVCVNLEDGELIWQGPIDQDRPRFTSPIAVGDSVFYTFGGVMCVSNLADEFAPLYDARISEDGTLTPVEAIREKLGIAELEKTADGQLEALKLWKTQVTRFRPRDCVSPAFVDGRLYLRTNQGVVCYSFVKS encoded by the coding sequence ATGCCGCAATCGCTTGGCCCCATGATCGGAGGACTGTGTCTCCTGCTCGGCGGCACAATTTCAATCTCCGCACACGCGGAAAACTGGTCCCAATGGCGTGGCCCCAACCGCGACGGACATATTCAGACCGATCAAACACTACTGACCGAACTTCCCGAGCAAGGTCTGCAACCGGTGTGGTTCAACACGGAAGACTTCGCCGGCAACGGCGGGTGGTCCAGCCCGGTGGTCGCCGATGGCTTCGTTTATGTTTATTGTCATGCCCGTGAGCGGCGGGAAGGCGTCACGCTGCCACCGCCGAAATATCCCAACCTCAGTGAAGAGGACGAAGCGAAACTCACCAACGCGGAGCGACAACAATACGACGAAAAGCGACGACAAGAAAGCATTGAACGGCAGAAGAAACTTTATCAGGTCATGGACCGGGTCGTCTGCCTCAATGCCGAGACTGGCGAACAGCTCTGGAAGTCGGACCGTCCGAGTGCCCCGACGCGATGGCGTCAATCCAGCACGCCGACGGTGACTAAGAAAGCCGTGGTCTACGTCGGAGCCGATCGACAACTGGTTACCATCGGTCGTGACAGCGGGGAAATCGAATGGGCCACGCCGATTCCGCTTGAGAAAGGGGATCAACGACCAATTTGTTCGTCGCCGTTGGCGGTCGATGGTCTCATTGTTGTGATGGCGGAGCGACTGGTCGCTTTCGATCAAACCAGTGGATCGTTTCGATGGAAGAGTGAATTCTCGAAAGACAATGCCATCCATAGCAGTCCGGTCGCATGGCAAAACGCGAACGGTTCGAGGGTTCTCGTGAATGTCCCCAGTTTGGGCGTCGTTTGTGTCGATGCTCAAACCGGGAACGAACAATGGCGGATCGACAGTGGCGGCGGACAATCAACGCCGATCATCGCGGGCGACAAACTCGTGACCTATGCGACCAGTCGTAAAGGCGGTTTGCGATGCTATCGATTGTCCGAAGACGGCCCGGAACTCGAATGGATGTATCGACGCATCTCCGATCAAGGCTCAAGCCCGGTGGTTGTCGGCAACCGAGTCTATGCCCAGGGTGGAGCTGATTTCGTTTGCGTGAATTTGGAAGACGGCGAACTGATTTGGCAAGGTCCGATTGATCAAGATCGCCCGCGGTTCACGTCCCCGATCGCCGTCGGTGACTCTGTTTTCTACACGTTCGGCGGGGTGATGTGTGTGTCAAATTTGGCGGATGAGTTCGCTCCACTTTACGATGCCCGCATCAGCGAAGACGGCACGCTGACTCCGGTCGAAGCCATTCGCGAGAAACTGGGTATCGCGGAACTGGAAAAAACAGCCGACGGGCAACTCGAAGCTCTTAAACTCTGGAAAACCCAGGTGACTCGCTTCCGACCTCGCGATTGCGTTTCCCCCGCCTTCGTCGATGGTCGACTGTATTTGCGGACCAATCAAGGAGTTGTTTGCTACTCGTTCGTGAAGTCGTAG
- the folP gene encoding dihydropteroate synthase, whose amino-acid sequence MSPLKPETRYPWRVGDKSFDWTELPTLMGIVNVTPDSFSDGGSWLDVDRAVEHALSLVEQGAGILDIGGESTRPGADPVSFDEELRRVLPVVEELSSRTDVPISIDTTKAEVARQTLAAGASIVNDISGLTFDPDMPGVCAEENAGVVCMHIQGTPQTMQNEPHYEDVLREVLEFLEHRMEVLESAGIPRERIVLDPGIGFGKTATHNLELLSNIAALRSTQRPVLIGHSRKRFLKAILGRPVEERSSGTIGVSIALADQGADILRVHDVAAVRDALTAWHTLKTPPTNKR is encoded by the coding sequence ATGTCGCCCCTCAAACCGGAAACTCGTTACCCCTGGCGAGTCGGAGATAAGTCCTTCGATTGGACGGAGTTGCCGACGTTGATGGGCATTGTCAATGTCACGCCAGATAGTTTTTCCGACGGCGGCAGTTGGCTGGATGTCGATCGGGCGGTCGAACATGCATTGAGTTTGGTCGAACAGGGCGCGGGAATTCTCGACATCGGCGGAGAATCGACCCGACCAGGGGCCGATCCGGTTTCATTCGATGAGGAACTCCGCCGCGTGTTGCCGGTGGTTGAGGAGTTGTCCTCACGGACGGATGTACCGATCTCGATCGACACCACCAAAGCCGAAGTCGCCCGGCAAACGCTCGCCGCAGGGGCGTCCATCGTGAATGATATCTCCGGTTTGACGTTCGATCCCGATATGCCCGGCGTTTGTGCCGAGGAAAATGCCGGTGTGGTTTGCATGCACATCCAAGGCACGCCTCAAACAATGCAGAACGAACCTCACTACGAGGATGTCTTACGCGAAGTGCTGGAATTTCTTGAACACCGAATGGAAGTCCTCGAATCCGCCGGCATCCCACGCGAGCGAATCGTGCTTGATCCCGGCATCGGTTTCGGAAAAACGGCGACCCACAATCTGGAGTTGCTGTCGAACATTGCAGCGTTGCGGTCCACTCAACGGCCGGTGCTCATCGGGCATTCGCGGAAGCGGTTTTTGAAAGCAATTCTTGGTCGGCCTGTCGAGGAGCGGTCTAGCGGAACGATCGGCGTTTCGATCGCGTTGGCGGACCAGGGTGCGGACATCCTCCGTGTGCACGATGTCGCTGCCGTCCGCGACGCCCTCACCGCGTGGCACACACTGAAAACCCCTCCCACAAACAAACGCTGA